CCTCGGTCGCGCTTTCCACCACCTCCGGATCGGGCTCGAAGAGGAACTCGCGCCGCTGGAGTCGGCGATGCGCGAGCGGTTCGGCTGGGAGGAACCCGAAGAAGGGGCGGAAGAACAGACGCGGCTCGACCGGTTCCGG
This Salinigranum marinum DNA region includes the following protein-coding sequences:
- a CDS encoding DUF7553 family protein, whose product is MNKHFEDAWYYLGRAFHHLRIGLEEELAPLESAMRERFGWEEPEEGAEEQTRLDRFRTELRKVDTTEPVQKARERIDEYRRKPAAE